The following coding sequences are from one Nicotiana tabacum cultivar K326 chromosome 1, ASM71507v2, whole genome shotgun sequence window:
- the LOC142182179 gene encoding uncharacterized protein LOC142182179: MSNLSKLEFVALDITGKNYLSWVLDAEIHLDAKGLGNTIIQGNEASNQDKAKAMIFLRHHLHEGLKTEYLTVKDPLELWINLKDRYDQLKLTVLPKARYEWIHLRLQDFKTVSEYNSVIFKVSSLLKLCGDTITDEDLLEKTFSTFHASNVVLQQQYREKGFKKYSELITCLLVAEQNNTLLMKNHEARPTGSASFPKVNAIATYDKFERKQNNYRGRGHGHKRGRGRGRNNYRHYGGNKLENNKGSQINHSKGKASMCHRCGMRGHWARICRTPEHFVKLYQASLKKKENNVEAHLTFQNNNDEAGPSNKYDSKAHPAYKDDDFEGLTNYSFRSWRLL; this comes from the coding sequence atgtcaaatttatcaaaacttgaatttgtggcacttgacatcaccgggaagaactatttatcatgggtccttgatgctgaaattcacctcgacgctaaaggtcttggaaatacgattatacaaggaaatgaagcatcaaatcaggataaagcgaaagccatgattttccttcgccaTCAtttacatgaagggttaaaaactgaatatttaacagtaaaagatccacttgaattatggattaatttgaaggatcgatatgaccaactaaaacttacggtattaccaaaagctcggtatgagtggatacatttaaggttgcaagactttaaaactgtaagtgagtataattctgttatctttaaagtaagttctctattaaaattatgtggagacactatcacagatgaggacttattggaaaaaacattttctacttttcacgcttcaaatgtggtgctacaacaacaataccgtgaaaaaggttttaagaaatattctgagttaatcacatgcctacttgtggctgagcagaataatactctattaatgaaaaatcatgaagcccgtcctaCTGGGTCAGCTTCATTTCCGAAAGTGAATGCTAtagcaacatatgataagtttgaaagaaaacaaaataattaccgtggtcgtggacatggtcataaacgtggacgtggcagggggcgaaacaattatcgtcattatggtggaaataaattggagaacaataagggttctcaaattaatcattcaaaaggtaaagctagtatgtgtcaccgatgtggtatgagaggtcattgggcgcgcatttgtcgtacgccagaacattttgtcaaactttatcaagcctccctcaagaaaaaagaaaataatgtggaggcacacttgacctttcaaaataataatgatgaagcaggtccctcaaataaatatgattctaaggcacatcctgcatataaagatgatgattttgaaggcctaacaaattactcatttagaagttggagacttctttga